A single genomic interval of Oryza sativa Japonica Group chromosome 7, ASM3414082v1 harbors:
- the LOC4342380 gene encoding uncharacterized acetyltransferase At3g50280, with translation MPPPPPTPPPSPPVRVVSTRTVKPSRPRPRERIPLTTWDVSLLAADYIQKGLLFRPPPATLHLVEHLAAALADALHVYYPVAGRFATDKHPGGGCSVSIDCDGQGAQIVHAVADGVSTADILPPDVDVPSGIVRSFFPLDEAVNYDGHELPLFVVQVTELVDGGVFLGFVYNHALSDGTAFWDFLNAWAEIARAKLENAVATSRAPLLERWSPDGGAAAPVVLPYDDLAGLIARTTTTTPPLLRERMLHFSAESLAALKERARWELLAAGDAAGAAAVTRFQALSSLLWRCVTRARRLAPGREVVFRASVNSRGRLRPPLPPEYFGNSILPASTEAVPASELLARGHGWAAAAVGRAVAAHTDERIRARSAAAPSVSAFRLFDASGVFVSSSPRFDMYGCDFGWGKAVAARSGKGNKYDGKVSLFPGRDGGGGGGIDAEVELAPEHMAALEEDGEFWAAVTPDHLLLVNDNNDKA, from the coding sequence atgccgccgccgccgccgacgccgccgccatcgccaccggtGCGCGTGGTGTCGACGCGCACGGTGAAGCCATCGCGGCCACGGCCGCGGGAGCGCATCCCGCTCACCACCTGGGACGtgtccctcctcgccgccgactaCATCCAGAAGGGCCTCCTCTTCCGGccaccgcccgccactctcCACCTCGTCGAacatctcgccgccgccctcgccgacgCGCTCCACGTGTACtaccccgtcgccggccgcttCGCCACCGACAAGcaccccggcggcggctgctccgtCTCCATCGACTGCGACGGCCAGGGCGCCCAGAtcgtccacgccgtcgccgatgGCGTCTCCACCGCTGACATCCTCCCTCCCGACGTCGATGTCCCGAGTGGCATCGTCCGCTCCTTCTTCCCTCTCGATGAGGCTGTCAACTACGATGGCCATGAGCTCCCGCTCTTCGTCGTCCAGGTCACCGAGCTCGTCGATGGCGGCGTCTTCCTTGGGTTCGTGTACAACCACGCGCTCTCCGATGGCACCGCCTTCTGGGACTTCCTCAACGCCTGGGCCGAGATCGCGCGCGCTAAGCTCGAGAACGCGGTGGCGACGTCGCGCGCGCCTCTCCTGGAGCGTTGGTcgcccgacggcggcgcggcggcgccggtggtgctCCCTTACGACGACCTGGCGGGGCTCATCGcgaggacaacgacgacgacaccTCCGCTGCTGCGCGAGCGGATGCTGCACTTCTCGGCGGAGTCACTGGCGGCGCTCAAGGAGCGCGCGCGGTGggagctcctcgccgccggggacgcagccggcgcggccgccgtgACGAGGTTCCAGGCGCTGAGCTCGCTGCTATGGCGGTGCGTcacccgcgcgcggcggctggcgcCGGGCCGGGAGGTGGTGTTCCGCGCGTCGGTCAACagccgcggccgcctccgcccgccgctgccaccggagTACTTCGGGAACAGCATCCTCCCCGCGTCGACGGAGGCGGTGCCGGCGTCGGAGCTCCTGGCGCGCGGGCACGGgtgggcggccgccgccgtgggccgCGCGGTGGCCGCGCACACCGACGAGCGCATCCGCgcgcgctcggcggcggcgccgtcggtgTCGGCGTTCAGGCTGTTCGACGCGAGCGGCGTGTTCGTGAGCAGCTCGCCGCGGTTCGACATGTACGGGTGCGACTTCGGGTGggggaaggcggtggcggcgaggagcggcaaGGGGAACAAGTACGACGGGAAGGTGTCGCTGTTCCCGgggcgggacggcggcggcggcggcggcatcgacgCCGAGGTGGAGCTGGCGCCGGAGCACATGGCGGCgctggaggaggacggcgagttCTGGGCCGCCGTCACGCCGGACCACCTGCTGCTGGTCAACGACAACAACGACAAAGCTTGA